In one Juglans regia cultivar Chandler chromosome 11, Walnut 2.0, whole genome shotgun sequence genomic region, the following are encoded:
- the LOC109007781 gene encoding L-cysteine desulfhydrase, translating into MDREEDPRNGGGNGTTAKKPRLSGFITDSEVQSEFSHHEPRVARINNGSFGCCPGSVLAAQRSWQLCFLQQPDHFYFSLLRPNLLRSRALVQTLINADHIDEVSLVDNATTAAAIVLQQIGRRFSHHQNDAVVMFSCAFPAVKKSIQAYVTRAGGSVVEVDLPFPVNSNTEVISEFRKGLSKAKSGGRKVRLAIIDHITSMPSVLIPVRELVKICREEGVDQVFVDAAHAIGSVPVDVQQIGADFYVSNLYKWFFAPPSVAFLYCRRSNASSSEMHHPVVSHEYGNGLPIESSWIGTRDYTPQLVVPAITDFVNRFEGGSEGIMRRNHVQVLKMGKMLAEAWGTSLGSPPEMCASMVMVGLPSKLCISSDDDAMRLRSHLREKYGVEVPIYYRAPKNGEGECEPKDKDGLITGYARISHQVYNRIEDYFKFRDAINRIVLEEDLY; encoded by the coding sequence ATGGACAGAGAAGAAGATCCTCGTAATGGCGGCGGAAATGGCACCACCGCCAAAAAGCCCAGACTTTCTGGCTTTATTACTGATTCGGAGGTTCAATCCGAATTCTCTCACCACGAACCCCGCGTAGCCAGGATCAATAACGGCAGCTTCGGGTGCTGCCCTGGGTCCGTACTCGCAGCCCAGCGCTCCTGGCAGCTCTGTTTCCTCCAACAACCTGACCACTTCTACTTCTCCTTGCTCCGACCTAACCTCCTCCGCTCACGCGCCCTCGTCCAAACCCTAATCAACGCCGACCACATCGACGAGGTCTCGCTCGTCGATAATGCCACTACCGCCGCCGCCATCGTCCTCCAGCAAATCGGTCGCCGATTCTCCCACcaccaaaacgacgccgttgtCATGTTCAGCTGCGCCTTCCCGGCCGTGAAGAAATCCATCCAAGCCTACGTCACCCGCGCCGGAGGCTCAGTCGTTGAGGTTGACCTCCCTTTTCCGGTGAACTCGAACACTGAGGTCATTTCCGAGTTCAGAAAAGGACTATCGAAAGCAAAATCCGGCGGCCGAAAAGTCAGGCTGGCAATAATCGATCATATTACATCAATGCCATCTGTTTTGATTCCGGTTCGCGAACTCGTTAAAATCTGCAGGGAGGAAGGAGTGGACCAGGTCTTCGTCGACGCTGCGCACGCCATAGGCAGCGTCCCCGTTGACGTGCAACAAATCGGAGCCGATTTCTACGTGAGCAATCTCTACAAATGGTTCTTCGCACCGCCCTCTGTTGCTTTTCTCTACTGTCGCAGATCGAACGCGTCCTCCTCTGAAATGCACCACCCGGTGGTCTCTCACGAGTACGGGAACGGACTCCCCATTGAGAGCTCGTGGATTGGGACCCGAGACTACACTCCACAGCTCGTTGTGCCGGCGATCACGGACTTCGTGAACCGTTTCGAAGGCGGGAGCGAGGGTATCATGAGAAGAAACCACGTACAGGTGTTGAAGATGGGGAAAATGCTCGCGGAGGCGTGGGGGACAAGCCTAGGGTCACCGCCGGAGATGTGCGCCAGCATGGTGATGGTGGGGTTGCCGTCGAAATTGTGCATTTCGAGCGACGATGATGCTATGAGATTGAGGTCGCATTTGAGAGAGAAGTATGGTGTTGAAGTACCCATATATTATCGTGCTCCCAAAAATGGGGAAGGCGAGTGTGAGCCCAAGGATAAGGATGGGTTGATAACGGGTTATGCCCGAATTTCGCATCAGGTTTATAATAGAATCGAGGATTATTTTAAGTTTAGGGATGCAATTAATCGGATTGTTTTGGAGGAGGATCTTTATTGA